GAATAAGATTCAGAGGATATACCATACCTGAAGTTAGAGAAAAACTTCCAAAGGCAAAGGGAGGTAATGAACCACTTCCTGAAGGAATTTTCTATTTACTTTTAACAGGTGACCTCCCAAAAGAAGAAAATATTAAGGAAATTCAGGAAGAATTTAGGAAAAGGATGGAGGTGCCCTCTTATGTATTTGATGTTATAAAGAAGATGCCAAAAGACTCTCATCCCATGGTTCTCTTCTCAATGGGTATTCTTGCCATGCAGAAGGAATCAAAATTTACAAAGGCATACTGGGAAGGGATTCCAAAAACAAGCTACTGGGAATACTTTTATGAAGATACCCTTGATTTACTTGCAAGAATCCCTGTTTTAGCAGCATTTGTTTACAGATACTTATATAAAAAGGGAAAATTTATTAAGCCTGACCCTGAGCTTGACTGGGCTGCTAATTTTGCTCATATGATGGGTTATGATAATCCTGAGGTATACGAATTAATGAGGCTTTATATGGTTTTACACTGCGACCATGAAGGTGGAAATGTTTCAGCCCATACAGGACACCTTGTCGCCTCTGCTCTATCTGATGTTTATTATTCAATATCGGCTGCCATAAATGGACTTGCAGGACCTTTGCATGGACTTGCAAATCAGGAAGTGCTAAGATGGATTTTAAATCTTCAGGAAAAATTCAAAGGAGAGGAGATCACAAAGGAAGTTCTTGAAAAATATTGCTGGGATACAATAAATTCAGGACAGGTAATCCCTGGATATGGACACGCAGTTTTAAGAAAAACTGACCCAAGATATATTGCCTTTAGAGAATTTGCCTTAAAATATATGCCGGATGATCCAATTTTTAAAATAGTCTCAATGCTTTATGAGGTTGTTCCTCCCATTTTACAGCAGTTACAGAAAATAAAGGATCCTTGGCCTAATGTTGATGCTCACTCTGGTTGTGTTCTTTATCATTATGGAATTACAGAATTCCCCTTTTATACTGTTTTATTTGGTGTTTCAAGGGCAATAGGTATTTCAGTTCAATTAATATGGGATAGAGCTCTTGGTCTTCCTATTGAAAGACCAAAGAGTGTGACTCTTGAATGGTTGAAAGAAAATATAAAAGAATAAAATATTTCTGCGCCCGTAGCTCAACTCCGGATAGAGCGTCTCCCTCCGGAGGAGAAGGTTGTGGGTTCAATTCCCGCCGGGCGCTAATATTATTTAAGGTCCAATTTTTAAAGTTACAAAATTTTTAAAGTATAAATTAGCACAACTTTTAATATCTTCTGGTTTAACTTCATTTATTTTATTAATCATTGAATCTAAAAATTCTGGATTTTCTGCAATTACAAAAGACCTGAAAAGAGAAACAAGTACTCCATCAGTGGAGGCATTCTGTAAAAACCTATAAGTTCTAAAAAGATTGAGTGATTCCTTAATTTCCTTTTCTTTAACACCTTTTTCCTTTATTTCATTAACTTCTTTCATCATCAATTTCCAGGCTGAATCAGGGA
The sequence above is a segment of the candidate division WOR-3 bacterium genome. Coding sequences within it:
- a CDS encoding citrate (Si)-synthase, eukaryotic translates to MLKQTLKEKIEKRQKEVKEFREKFGKKVISEVTVDQAYGGMRDVKCMVWEGSLLDPNEGIRFRGYTIPEVREKLPKAKGGNEPLPEGIFYLLLTGDLPKEENIKEIQEEFRKRMEVPSYVFDVIKKMPKDSHPMVLFSMGILAMQKESKFTKAYWEGIPKTSYWEYFYEDTLDLLARIPVLAAFVYRYLYKKGKFIKPDPELDWAANFAHMMGYDNPEVYELMRLYMVLHCDHEGGNVSAHTGHLVASALSDVYYSISAAINGLAGPLHGLANQEVLRWILNLQEKFKGEEITKEVLEKYCWDTINSGQVIPGYGHAVLRKTDPRYIAFREFALKYMPDDPIFKIVSMLYEVVPPILQQLQKIKDPWPNVDAHSGCVLYHYGITEFPFYTVLFGVSRAIGISVQLIWDRALGLPIERPKSVTLEWLKENIKE